The Primulina eburnea isolate SZY01 unplaced genomic scaffold, ASM2296580v1 ctg739_ERROPOS11973397, whole genome shotgun sequence sequence TATCAAGGAACCACATAAAATAATTGTAGTAATAGCAAAAAGGATTAAACTTTCCTTGTAAGTGGACTTGGAATCGAGCTCAGTAATCTCACTATCAAGAGTTAATAGGCTCAAAAAACATCTGAAATCAAAGATTAACACAACCGAGGCGCGGCAAGGGAGAAATCCATACCCATCTACTCGAATTGAATTGAGACTGGAAGAGTTCCAGAATGTCAATATGAAGACAACCTCCCACGATTTTAACCGACGTTCAGCTGAAATTGAAACCACCAGAGGGTACAGTGACGTTGTCCCCTCCAAATTTGAAATTCTGTTGGGATGCATCTCCTGGTGTTGCGGTTTCGTCGTCTTCTTCCAACCAATACGTCTCAAGAATCTTCACTGCCTTCTCATAAATCTCGTTGTTGTCGTGGCTCTGTAAATTCTCAATTTTTTCCAGACCTTCAGCATCATCGATCATTTGTGCATAAAGGTTGACCTCTCCAGTATGACCCAGATTCTTCTCATCTTCCCCTACCTTTAATATGTTTTCGAGCCCTTCTAAGCACACGGTCACGATTCTTGGGTCGGGGCAGACGAGCAGATCGCACAGAGGCCTGATACATTGTTGACTTACTAGGTACCTGCTCATGAGAAATAAAAGTCAATACAGGCATAGGAACACAACATAAAATGGAAGGAACGTTAACACGTTTATCACACACTTTATTTGTTCGTGATTGCCGCCAGATGTTGCATTCGATACAGCCCATGCAGCCTCTTTTTTGACATCAAATTCTGCATTTAGAAGCAATTGCACTAGAGGACCGATAATGTTAGCATCGATCACAGCCTGCAGATTACAAATGTAACATCCACTATAGATACATGTCATAAGAAGCAACCATCTGTCTAGAATTTTACAGGAACTTCAGAGAATCCTGGTTGACgtacttttcaaatgttagtttaaaattttaaaaccaaATTATACCTGAATTTGCTCTCTGTTCCCGGCTGTGATGTTTGAAATAGTCCAGCAAGCTTCCTTTTTAATGCTCTTCTTGTGGCTACCAGTCAAGAGGTTCACAagacagggtagcacatcataGTTTATCATATGCTGGAAAAATTACCAAACTGCTCAGCCAGGATATTGTCACAGGTCCCCACAAAAATTGTGCACTACATTTTTACATCTTAGcaggatgatatagaaatcttcaGTTTTTAACATATCTTAAAAGCGAAAACCACGCTAATTGCAGGTTCAATAATGAATCAAATAATAACATTTGACTACCTATGTACTGCCAATCAGCAGTACAACTTCACAAATTGAATCCTCAAACTGCACGGCGATTTTCAGCTCTTGAATTACAGTAGAAAGGGAAGTGGAAAAAATAGCATGAGAACATAAATTTCATCTCATCTTCGAGGATGTAATATGAGCAAATTCATCGAGTAGAAAACAATATAAAGTGTATTTGATTagtttatctttattttttaagAATGAAGGTAGGTGTGCGACAGCCTTACTAGTAGAGTACTGTTTTGCAATACTAAATGAAATTAGAATTATCTCCTTCCCCTACCAAAGAAATAAGAATCAATCCTTCGAACCAAAAGTCATCTGACAACCATTTTCACTACATGCCAATTAAGCTTTCCCAACTTTAAACAATGGCTGGAAAGACCAACATTGTTGACCAACTCCAATAAAAAACAGAAACTAGAGTTACAAAGACTAGGCACTTTTCATGATTGAATAAGAAACCACAATTAAGGGAGAAGGAAAGGGAAGATCATAAGATCACCACAAGTAATTTCCCTTTTGCTTGATGATTAATGAGTTATGCCAGTAGATGAGCCCTAATAAAGTTTATCTACATGTATTTTGTAAATTCTTCTATAGAACAGACCAActagtttttattaaaaatcgAAATATAGGTCCTCAAGCAGGAAATAAAAAAAGTGCTAGTTCACGTGAATTATCATATGCTTCCGATTGTACCTGAGTTTGTATATCATCTCCAGTGACAATATTTCCAACTGTTCGAAGGGCAGGGATAAGAACGGAAGGGGATAAGTGGCTGTAATATCTGAATATTTCATTCATAAAGTACGTCATAAAGAAGCCAGAACTACAAGCTTTATgtgaaaataaagaaaaattaacAATAGCCACTAACAGCAATAACTCGACTAAGCGGGGACACACTCCAGAGTCAATCACAGCTTGAATTTTATCATTTGTTCCATCTGAGAGATATGAGAGTGCCCAACAAGCATCAGTCAAAACTTCTTCATCCGTGGAGTGAACAAGCTGCTGAAGAATTGGAAGTGCAGGTCTTGTCTGTATATAAAGCCAATAACATCATGAAACATTCTTCAAATGGTCCGCAATCAAGAGTGTCTTTATTCATCAAAAAAATTAGAATGTACACAATAAAATGTAAATGGTACACACGTAGGTAATAAGCTTGAAAATTACAGGTTATAATAAGAATTTTGTAGAAGAAACAATATGTGCACAACTGCTTTAGTAAGTGAATGGAGTAGAAACTCTACCAGAAAAATCATTAAAAGAACTGGGTATATTCGGTTTCATATTCCGTATCCGATCTTCCATTCTCGAAAACGAAATCAAACATCACAATCTCGTTGCCATTTTCATTTCACAACACAATGTCACCAATTCTAAGATATCTAAATATATGCACACTTTTTAGTTTACTTTTCACCACTCcacgaaaaatatattattacagCTAGTGGTCCTATGCACATTGATTTTGTTTAACATTTTGTGGTAATTTATAATGATATTCGTTGGTGCCAATTTTTGGTAAGATTCATCATAATTAGTTACTCTCAGGAGTGCATGCTATATAAAATAGTTACAGGTATTATAATTTAACCCACTATACTActcattaaaatttaaaatcctaCACTccattaaaaaaacatatactTATAATGTCGTAATACTAACTTAAAATAACATCACCGGTAAAAATTTAATCCAGAAAACAAAACTAAACATGCATTAGATTCTCTACCACTTTTTCCCAAAAACAGATTCACAGGACACCAAAATAAAACAGAACTAGGCTCTGATTTTTCAACTTTGGAAGGTAGATTGGATAGCTGACGAAGAAATAAAATTGAAGAGACATTGAAATCTCTAGAACAAACAAATTACActgaattataaattttatgaaATTCTTCATAAAAACGCAGAAGAAAAAACCTGATCTCGACCTGAATGACAACAATGCTTCAAGCTCATAACATGCAACACTGAACATCTATTTCTCAGAGACAAACCTGTTCAAATGCAGGCTGTGGCTTGCCTCTGCAAAAATTTGATAACGTCCAGGTAGCATTTCTGAGCATAGATAGTTTAGCATGTCCATTTAGCTGAGCCAGCAAAGGAGCCAAAGCTCCATGGCCAAGAACAAGATCTCGACAATTTGATGAATCACCAGCTACATTTCCCAAAGCCCATACAGCCTTAACAATAGAATAGAACACATCTATCAGTACAAGTAAAATCCTCAAACACAAAAAACAACAGTTGAGTTGTTGATCTTTAAAAGGACTAAATAATTTCTTATCATAAGCTCACACCTGCTCCCGCACTTCATCGCTCGGAGAACTAAGAAGTTTCACAAAAATTGGGACAGCTCCATGATCAATTACAACCTTAGTGTGCTCAGAAGTCCCCGAAGCAATGTTTGTCAGTGCCCAAGCTGCCTCAAACTACATTAAGTTtagaataattaaaatcaaaatatacaGAGTGCCTAAAGAGCAATAAAAGACATTACATactttataaaatataattctaAAAAGATTACCTGAAGTTGTGGGAAGTTCTCATTCATCAGAAATTCGACGAGTCGAGGAACAACACCTGATTGAATGACCTCCTGAATTGGAGGACTG is a genomic window containing:
- the LOC140821773 gene encoding importin subunit alpha-1-like; the protein is MSLRPNSRVEVRRNRYKVAVDAEEGRRRREDNMVEIRKNRREESLQKKRREGTQGNQLYPVPVQAGTGEKKVGLEHLPSMVASIWTDDANKQLEATTQFRKLLSIERSPPIQEVIQSGVVPRLVEFLMNENFPQLQFEAAWALTNIASGTSEHTKVVIDHGAVPIFVKLLSSPSDEVREQAVWALGNVAGDSSNCRDLVLGHGALAPLLAQLNGHAKLSMLRNATWTLSNFCRGKPQPAFEQTRPALPILQQLVHSTDEEVLTDACWALSYLSDGTNDKIQAVIDSGVCPRLVELLLYYSHLSPSVLIPALRTVGNIVTGDDIQTQHMINYDVLPCLVNLLTGSHKKSIKKEACWTISNITAGNREQIQAVIDANIIGPLVQLLLNAEFDVKKEAAWAVSNATSGGNHEQIKYLVSQQCIRPLCDLLVCPDPRIVTVCLEGLENILKVGEDEKNLGHTGEVNLYAQMIDDAEGLEKIENLQSHDNNEIYEKAVKILETYWLEEDDETATPGDASQQNFKFGGDNVTVPSGGFNFS